One Periophthalmus magnuspinnatus isolate fPerMag1 chromosome 8, fPerMag1.2.pri, whole genome shotgun sequence genomic window carries:
- the LOC117374918 gene encoding alpha-2,8-sialyltransferase 8F-like, translated as MTKHCCTFVVLLSTTLVSLFSLIVMLDLDLSFFAPNTTRAKVQDDSANHSDIHTAVPTTTSLTNVTRETDIQEIPQLKKDAPDTCDGCSKLINKVLGNYSLNWNKNDTKHEELRSLLITNCNGFQKAFVTQANTPLGTTIRYDAEKRERVVNEDLFSNIPKDIHFSNKILDTCAVVGNGGILVNSSCGEAIDSAQFVIRCNLPPLDKGFGKHVGRKTNIVTANPTIIVKKYGSLQHRRRQFVDDVSIYGDSLMFLPAFSFAFCTGLSMSALYTLEDFRSSVKAVFLNPEYLKSLDVFWRSQKLNPRVRISSGFMMVSLALEICNNVDIYGFWPFAYHPHSFQPVTNHYYDDQKASSFHAMPAEFAYLIKLHNEGVLRVHLGECPPQKYG; from the exons ATGACAAAACACTGCTGTACATTTGTAGTTTTACTCAGCACCACTTTGGTTTCTTTATTCAGTCTTATAGTTATGCTTGATTTGGATCTGAG CTTCTTTGCTCCAAACACAACAAGAGCCAAAGTTCAAGACGACTCCGCTAATCACAG TGATATTCACACTGCTGTACCAACCACAACCAGCCTGACAAACGTGACCAG GGAAACTGATATTCAAGAAATACCTCAGCTCAAGAAAGACGCCCCTGACACGTGTGACGGCTGCAG CAAACTCATCAACAAAGTTCTGGGGAATTATTCTCTGAACTGGAACAAAAACGACACAAAACATGAGGAGCTCAG atctttaCTTATCACAAACTGCAATGGTTTTCAAAAGGCCTTTGTAACCCAGGCCAATACTCCTCTGGGCACAACTATCAGGTACGatgcagagaagagagagcgtgTTGTAAATGAAGATCTTTTCTCCAACATTCCAAAG gacatTCATTTCTCTAATAAAATACTGGACACATGTGCTGTTGTTGGAAATGGAGGGATTCTGGTGAACAGCAGCTGTGGAGAAGCCATAGACTCCGCCCAGTTTGTGATCAG gtGTAATCTTCCTCCTCTGGACAAAGGCTTTGGGAAACATGTCGGCAGAAAGACCAATATTGTGACTGCAAACCCAACTATTATTGTTAAAAA ATATGGGAGTCTACAACATCGGCGCCGTCAGTTTGTGGATGATGTCAGTATCTATGGCGACTCGCTGATGTTTCTTCCTGCCTTTTCCTTTGCATTTTGCACTGGTTTGAGCATGTCAGCCCTGTACACTCTGGAGGACTTCAGGAGCTCCGTTAAGGCTGTGTTTTTGAACCCCGAGTACCTCAAGAGTCTGGATGTGTTCTGGCGTTCACAGAAACTCAATCCTCGGGTCAGAATAAGCTCTGGCTTCATGATGGTGAGTTTAGCATTGGAAATCTGTAATAATGTGGACATTTATGGCTTCTGGCCTTTTGCATATCACCCCCACAGCTTCCAGCCTGTAACAAACCACTATTATGACGACCAAAAGGCAAGTTCTTTTCACGCCATGCCTGCAGAATTTGCTTATTTAATAAAACTACACAATGAAGGTGTACTTCGGGTTCATCTGGGAGAGTGCCCGCCACAGAAATATGGCTAA